In one window of Kitasatospora sp. MMS16-BH015 DNA:
- a CDS encoding Lrp/AsnC family transcriptional regulator, translated as MDAVDRLLLAELQADARLSYNELSRRVNLSSPAVAERVRRLESDGVISGYHAHVDPARAGLTVTALVQIQCYGPRCVLRDPEVAGWPEVLQLHRVTGGACCALLVAVRGMPEFERLIDRLGAYGQPASSMILSSPVPWRPVTPAE; from the coding sequence GTGGACGCCGTTGACCGACTCCTGCTCGCCGAGCTCCAGGCCGACGCCCGGCTCTCCTACAACGAGCTCTCCCGCCGGGTGAACCTCTCCTCGCCCGCCGTCGCCGAGCGGGTCCGCCGCCTGGAGTCGGACGGCGTGATCAGCGGCTACCACGCCCACGTCGACCCCGCCCGGGCCGGCCTGACCGTCACGGCCCTGGTGCAGATCCAGTGCTACGGCCCCCGCTGCGTGCTGCGCGATCCCGAGGTGGCCGGCTGGCCCGAGGTGCTCCAGCTCCACCGCGTCACCGGCGGCGCCTGCTGCGCCCTCCTGGTCGCCGTCCGAGGCATGCCCGAGTTCGAGCGCCTGATCGACCGCCTCGGTGCCTACGGGCAGCCCGCCAGCTCGATGATCCTCTCCAGCCCCGTGCCCTGGCGCCCGGTCACCCCGGCGGAGTAG
- a CDS encoding tryptophan 2,3-dioxygenase, translated as MVQASVSTPKLSFGPEDEPETGTPYAQYVRLDTLHSLQHPRSKVDAELSFIITTQVMELLFDLLRHEWTTAQHALREDDLTAALAALRRGQHVQDVLVSSWDLLATMTPAEFNAFRPVLGEASGFQSSAFLRLEFMLGNKAEHLLKMYQGVPAVLAELTTALQAPSLYDEALAMLDRRGVSTPHAATTARHKALPEVEAAWQRVYTEPELADLARLGEALLDTAERVTRWRQRHYSAVKRSMGAKPGTGGSSGISWLKQSADQDVFPELWNVRNEL; from the coding sequence ATGGTCCAGGCCAGTGTCAGTACACCGAAACTGTCGTTCGGCCCGGAGGACGAGCCCGAGACCGGCACCCCGTACGCCCAGTACGTCCGCCTGGACACCCTGCACAGCCTCCAGCACCCGCGCAGCAAGGTGGACGCCGAGCTGTCCTTCATCATCACCACCCAGGTGATGGAGCTGCTCTTCGACCTGCTGCGGCACGAGTGGACCACCGCGCAGCACGCCCTGCGCGAGGACGACCTGACCGCCGCCCTCGCCGCGCTGCGCCGCGGCCAGCACGTCCAGGACGTGCTGGTCAGCTCCTGGGACCTGCTGGCCACCATGACGCCGGCCGAGTTCAACGCCTTCCGCCCGGTGCTCGGCGAGGCCTCCGGCTTCCAGTCCTCGGCCTTCCTGCGGCTGGAGTTCATGCTCGGCAACAAGGCCGAGCACCTGCTGAAGATGTACCAGGGCGTGCCGGCCGTGCTCGCCGAGCTCACCACCGCGCTGCAGGCGCCCAGCCTGTACGACGAGGCCCTCGCGATGCTCGACCGGCGCGGGGTGAGCACCCCGCACGCGGCGACCACCGCCCGGCACAAGGCGCTGCCCGAGGTCGAGGCCGCCTGGCAGCGGGTCTACACCGAGCCCGAGCTGGCCGACCTGGCCCGCCTCGGCGAGGCCCTGCTCGATACCGCCGAACGGGTCACCCGCTGGCGCCAGCGGCACTACTCTGCCGTCAAGCGCTCGATGGGCGCCAAGCCCGGCACCGGCGGCTCCAGCGGCATCAGCTGGCTCAAGCAGTCGGCCGACCAGGACGTCTTCCCCGAACTGTGGAACGTGAGGAACGAGCTGTGA
- the kynU gene encoding kynureninase, with the protein MSVHPLTREECLALDAADPLAHFRAEFTLPEGLIYLDGNSLGALPVRTSARVRELVEVEWGQELIKSWNDAGWFRLPHTLGARVAPLLGAAPGQLVVCDTTSVNLFKVLSAALRLRPGRGTVLAERAAFPTDLYIVEGVTSLAKGSRLELLDHADRLDDLLDEGVAAVVLSHVDYRTGELLDMPGITRRVQAAGALMIWDVCHSVAALPIELDASGVDFAVGCTYKYLNGGPGSPAFLYVAERHLATAAQPLSGWFGHARPFAFEPGYEPLDGIGRFLTSSPSMLGQAALGASLDVWEKADLATVRAKSLALTDLFVSLVEQLDGIEVVTPREHERRGSQIALRHSDGYPVVQALIARGVVGDFRAPDLMRFGFTPLYLSYTEVWDAARHLAEVLESGEWRDERFNRRGEVT; encoded by the coding sequence GTGAGCGTTCACCCGCTGACCCGCGAGGAGTGCCTGGCGCTCGACGCCGCCGATCCGCTGGCCCACTTCCGGGCCGAGTTCACCCTCCCCGAGGGCCTGATCTACCTGGACGGCAACTCGCTGGGCGCGCTGCCCGTCCGCACCTCGGCGCGGGTCCGCGAGCTGGTCGAGGTGGAGTGGGGCCAGGAGCTGATCAAGAGCTGGAACGACGCCGGCTGGTTCCGGCTGCCGCACACCCTCGGCGCCCGGGTCGCCCCGCTGCTGGGCGCGGCACCGGGGCAGCTGGTGGTCTGCGACACCACCTCGGTCAACCTCTTCAAGGTGCTGTCCGCCGCGCTGCGGCTGCGGCCCGGCCGCGGCACGGTGCTGGCCGAGCGGGCCGCCTTCCCCACCGACCTGTACATCGTCGAGGGCGTGACCTCGCTGGCCAAGGGTTCGCGGCTCGAACTGCTCGACCACGCCGACCGGTTGGACGATCTGCTGGACGAGGGCGTGGCGGCCGTGGTGCTCAGCCACGTGGACTACCGCACCGGCGAGCTGCTCGACATGCCGGGCATCACCCGGCGGGTGCAGGCGGCCGGCGCCCTGATGATCTGGGACGTCTGCCACTCGGTCGCTGCGCTGCCGATCGAACTCGACGCCTCGGGCGTGGACTTCGCGGTCGGCTGCACCTACAAGTACCTCAACGGCGGCCCGGGCTCCCCCGCCTTCCTGTACGTGGCCGAGCGCCACCTGGCCACCGCCGCCCAGCCGTTGAGCGGCTGGTTCGGTCACGCCCGGCCGTTCGCCTTCGAGCCCGGCTACGAACCGCTGGACGGCATCGGCCGGTTCCTCACCAGCTCGCCCTCGATGCTGGGCCAGGCCGCCCTCGGCGCCAGCCTGGACGTGTGGGAGAAGGCCGACCTGGCGACGGTGCGGGCCAAGAGCCTGGCACTGACCGACCTGTTCGTCTCCCTGGTGGAGCAGCTGGACGGCATCGAGGTGGTCACCCCGCGCGAGCACGAGCGGCGCGGCAGCCAGATCGCCCTGCGGCACAGCGACGGCTACCCCGTCGTCCAGGCCCTGATCGCGCGCGGCGTGGTCGGCGACTTCCGCGCGCCGGACCTGATGCGCTTCGGCTTCACCCCCCTCTACCTCTCCTACACCGAGGTCTGGGACGCCGCCCGCCACCTCGCCGAGGTGCTGGAGAGCGGCGAGTGGCGGGACGAGCGGTTCAACCGGCGCGGCGAAGTCACCTGA
- a CDS encoding TIR-like protein FxsC encodes MCSDQERQPGAPFDPSPGRALDRLVGLLAELGREGPEPVELAELLWLAARSTPDEEGGLGGGAGLARGGRGRAGGRGGYAEGEAAGARGRAGGRESRTALHLPSDDPADALGAAAPVPTPSAPMLARPLALQRALRPLKRQVPDPRRKLLDEAATAHRLAEALRGSPAGGAVPWLPVLRPGRERWLDLRLVLDTGPTMRLWRPLALELRTLLRQTGAFRQVELSALSAHGRLTDRQIGAERGAVLVLSDCMGPQWRPGPAGERWRRTLHRLTRRCPVAVVQPLPERLWRLAAAPVLPGLLTAPDAGVPNAAYGFSPFAEAPPGPGELVLPVLEPGAGWLANWARLVGSQGGGQVVGSALLLGPARPGGEPDGEPEALDPAELDPAELLLRFRAVASREAFALAGLTALTTPALPVMRLLQAASFAHPQPQHLAEVVVSGLLAEREGRPDQFEFRPGVRELLLHTLPRSTTRRTVGLLARVGEQIAARAGRVPSEIAALAAIEEPGAAVAVEQHAFALISPAALRVLDGPRSPLRQPVRTAGPGRRLPDPAQSRAVVLFAPGDPYGPLDRDELAARADLDALLAALGDRALIGLQQHRVRTGSDKLPGFLADLRLAAEEVRDTLVVYVGGEVGADPAGGLMLKLPRRSLRWPDLLDLVTGSRAANRVLVLDGWLGFGSPVPTEPAGLGSPVHQLIGLRPHGGRSLAARLHQLLREGEPDGRTELTARHLLRAVKAQAEPDHLIWARSPGDSFPLVRNAALASPRPAPVSTPYFYLSHAAAPGDRELVRQLFEDLCEAVYEASYLPSPEAAGFLDLPEWDSPAGRPQVPVDADHSAAVAALAGCRVFVPLYAPAYFRRAHCGREWTAFSRRPRGPGWSDGILPVLWEPLRPQELPAVAARLHYTDSGSESYARDGLRALTASPDRRAQYELVVHRLAARIVDLAHHARIPPGTPQGWADLPDAFTAGG; translated from the coding sequence ATGTGTTCTGACCAGGAGCGGCAGCCCGGGGCGCCGTTCGACCCGTCGCCCGGCCGGGCGTTGGACCGACTGGTGGGCCTGCTGGCCGAGCTCGGCCGGGAGGGGCCGGAGCCGGTCGAACTCGCCGAGCTGCTCTGGCTGGCCGCCCGCTCGACCCCCGACGAGGAGGGCGGGCTCGGCGGCGGCGCCGGGCTGGCCCGGGGTGGGCGCGGCCGGGCCGGCGGGCGGGGCGGCTATGCGGAGGGAGAGGCCGCCGGCGCCCGCGGGCGGGCCGGTGGCCGGGAGTCGCGGACGGCCCTGCACCTGCCCTCGGACGATCCGGCGGACGCCCTGGGCGCCGCCGCCCCCGTGCCCACCCCGAGCGCCCCGATGCTGGCCCGCCCGCTCGCCCTGCAGCGCGCCCTGCGCCCGCTCAAGCGCCAAGTGCCCGACCCCCGGCGGAAGCTGCTCGACGAGGCCGCCACCGCGCACCGGCTGGCGGAGGCCCTGCGCGGCTCCCCGGCCGGCGGCGCGGTGCCCTGGCTGCCGGTGCTGCGCCCCGGCCGGGAGCGCTGGCTGGACCTGCGGCTGGTGCTCGACACCGGCCCCACCATGCGGCTCTGGCGCCCGCTCGCGCTCGAACTGCGCACCCTGCTGCGGCAGACCGGCGCCTTCCGGCAGGTGGAGCTCTCCGCCCTCTCCGCTCACGGCAGACTGACGGACCGTCAGATCGGCGCGGAGCGCGGTGCGGTGCTGGTGCTCAGTGACTGCATGGGCCCGCAGTGGCGGCCCGGCCCGGCGGGGGAGCGCTGGCGCCGTACCCTGCACCGGCTCACCCGGCGCTGCCCGGTGGCCGTGGTGCAGCCGCTGCCCGAGCGGCTCTGGCGGCTCGCCGCCGCGCCGGTGCTGCCCGGCCTGCTGACCGCCCCCGACGCCGGGGTGCCCAACGCCGCGTACGGGTTCAGTCCGTTCGCCGAGGCCCCGCCCGGCCCGGGCGAGCTGGTGCTGCCGGTGCTCGAACCCGGGGCCGGCTGGCTCGCCAACTGGGCCCGGCTGGTGGGCAGTCAGGGAGGTGGCCAGGTGGTCGGCTCGGCCCTGCTGCTAGGCCCCGCCCGGCCCGGGGGCGAGCCCGACGGCGAGCCCGAGGCGCTCGATCCGGCCGAACTCGATCCGGCCGAGCTGCTGCTCCGGTTCCGCGCGGTGGCCTCCCGGGAGGCGTTCGCGCTGGCCGGGCTGACCGCGCTGACCACGCCCGCACTGCCGGTGATGCGACTGCTCCAGGCCGCCAGCTTCGCCCACCCGCAGCCGCAGCACCTCGCCGAGGTGGTGGTCAGCGGGCTGCTGGCCGAACGCGAGGGGCGCCCGGACCAGTTCGAGTTCCGGCCCGGGGTGCGGGAGTTGCTGCTGCACACGCTGCCCCGGTCGACCACCCGCCGCACCGTCGGCCTGCTGGCCCGGGTCGGCGAGCAGATCGCCGCCCGGGCCGGCCGGGTGCCGAGCGAGATCGCCGCGCTGGCCGCGATCGAGGAGCCCGGCGCGGCGGTGGCCGTCGAGCAGCACGCCTTCGCGCTGATCAGCCCGGCCGCGCTGCGGGTGCTCGACGGCCCCCGCTCACCGCTGCGCCAGCCCGTCCGCACGGCCGGGCCCGGCCGTCGGCTGCCCGATCCGGCGCAGTCCCGGGCGGTGGTGCTGTTCGCCCCCGGCGACCCCTACGGCCCGCTGGACCGGGACGAGTTGGCCGCCCGCGCCGACCTGGACGCGCTGCTCGCCGCGCTCGGCGACCGGGCGCTGATCGGCCTGCAGCAGCACCGGGTGCGCACCGGCAGCGACAAGCTGCCGGGCTTCCTCGCCGATCTGCGGCTCGCGGCCGAGGAGGTCCGCGACACGCTGGTGGTCTACGTCGGCGGCGAGGTGGGCGCCGATCCGGCCGGGGGGCTGATGCTGAAGCTGCCGCGCCGCTCGCTGCGCTGGCCCGACCTGCTCGACCTGGTCACCGGCAGCCGGGCCGCCAACCGGGTGCTGGTGCTGGACGGTTGGCTCGGCTTCGGCAGCCCGGTGCCCACCGAGCCGGCCGGTCTGGGCTCCCCGGTGCACCAACTGATCGGGCTGCGCCCGCACGGCGGCCGCTCGCTGGCCGCCCGGCTGCACCAACTGCTGCGCGAGGGCGAGCCGGACGGGCGCACCGAGTTGACGGCCCGCCACCTGCTCCGCGCGGTCAAGGCCCAGGCCGAGCCCGACCACCTGATCTGGGCCCGCTCGCCGGGCGACTCCTTCCCGCTGGTGCGCAACGCGGCGCTCGCCTCGCCCCGGCCCGCCCCGGTCAGCACCCCGTACTTCTACCTCAGCCACGCCGCCGCCCCCGGCGACCGGGAGCTGGTGCGGCAGCTCTTCGAGGACCTCTGCGAGGCGGTGTACGAGGCCAGTTACCTGCCCTCCCCGGAGGCGGCGGGCTTCCTGGACCTGCCGGAGTGGGACTCCCCGGCCGGCCGGCCGCAGGTGCCGGTGGACGCCGACCACTCGGCGGCCGTGGCGGCGCTGGCCGGCTGCCGGGTCTTCGTGCCGCTCTACGCCCCGGCCTACTTCCGCCGGGCGCACTGCGGCCGGGAGTGGACGGCCTTCAGCCGCCGCCCGCGCGGCCCCGGCTGGTCCGACGGGATCCTGCCGGTGCTCTGGGAGCCGCTCCGCCCGCAGGAACTCCCAGCGGTGGCAGCCCGGTTGCACTACACCGACAGCGGGTCCGAGTCCTACGCCCGGGACGGCCTACGGGCGCTGACGGCCTCGCCGGACCGCCGGGCGCAGTACGAGCTCGTGGTGCACCGCCTGGCCGCCCGGATCGTGGACCTGGCCCACCACGCCCGGATACCGCCGGGCACCCCGCAGGGCTGGGCCGACCTGCCGGATGCCTTCACCGCGGGAGGGTGA
- a CDS encoding MoxR family ATPase gives MPLTRIYRGTDEPHHGLDALPAPPPWRSFDGGPPLSTPVDEEGCAAPSAHRAGTFRPTPETVELVNAALYLRRPLLVTGPPGSGKSSLPYAVARELGLGPVLRWNVTSRSTLRDGLYQYDPLSRLYAANQATGQAGSPGAGLDEHLRLGPLGTALLPYARPRVLLIDEIDKGDLDLPNDLLHVLEDGQYEIDELVRAAPQQPEAQVLTADGRGRAPVRGGRVRCRAFPFTVLTSNAEREFPAAFLRRCVVLELRRPEGSELESIVKAHLPGTDAELVDEILRVFLARREEGELATDQLLNAIYLTSRPELTDVADRAALAAQVMPYLSRGQEDDVF, from the coding sequence ATGCCCCTGACCCGGATCTACCGGGGCACCGACGAGCCCCACCACGGCCTGGACGCGCTCCCGGCACCCCCACCCTGGCGCAGCTTCGACGGCGGCCCGCCGCTGAGCACCCCGGTCGACGAGGAGGGCTGCGCGGCCCCCTCGGCGCACCGCGCGGGCACCTTCCGCCCCACCCCGGAGACGGTGGAGCTGGTCAATGCCGCGCTCTACCTGCGCCGCCCGCTGCTGGTGACCGGACCGCCCGGCAGCGGCAAGTCCAGCCTGCCGTACGCGGTGGCCCGCGAGCTGGGCCTCGGGCCGGTGCTGCGGTGGAACGTCACCAGCCGCTCCACGCTGCGCGACGGGCTCTACCAGTACGACCCGCTCTCCCGGCTGTACGCCGCCAACCAGGCCACCGGGCAGGCCGGTTCGCCCGGGGCCGGGCTGGACGAGCACCTGCGGCTCGGCCCGCTGGGCACCGCACTGCTGCCGTACGCCCGGCCCCGGGTGCTCTTGATCGACGAGATCGACAAGGGCGACCTGGACCTGCCCAACGACCTGCTGCACGTGCTGGAGGACGGCCAGTACGAGATCGACGAGCTGGTGCGGGCCGCCCCGCAGCAGCCCGAGGCCCAGGTGTTGACCGCCGACGGGCGCGGGCGGGCGCCGGTGCGCGGCGGGCGGGTGCGCTGCCGGGCCTTCCCGTTCACCGTGCTGACCAGCAACGCCGAGCGGGAGTTCCCCGCCGCCTTCCTGCGCCGCTGTGTGGTGCTGGAGCTGCGGCGGCCCGAGGGCAGCGAGCTGGAGTCCATCGTCAAGGCCCATCTGCCGGGTACCGACGCCGAGTTGGTGGACGAGATCCTGCGGGTCTTCCTGGCCCGCCGGGAGGAGGGGGAGCTGGCCACCGACCAGCTGCTGAACGCGATCTACCTCACCTCCCGCCCCGAACTCACCGATGTGGCCGACCGGGCGGCGCTGGCGGCCCAGGTGATGCCCTACCTCAGCCGGGGGCAGGAGGACGATGTGTTCTGA